The region TTGGCCTGTAGTTCCCGGATGGCTGCTTCGCGGTTGTACCGACGTGCCCCCCATTGATACAGCCATAACTGGGTTGTGATGGGTAGTCCAAGTAATCGCCGATTCGGTTTTTGGGGAACCAGGCTAATCAGGTTCTCATCCGGAATCGTCTTGTTGCCCCGCACGCTATGGGAGGTGAGGATATATCCATTATTACGCAGCTGGCTGGAACTCAGGCAGCCCGATAAAGAAATAACCAGAAAGAGTAAGCTTAATCGGGATGTATGATGTATGGTATATGATGTATAGCCCGCAAACCAATCAGACACCCTACAGCCTGTATCATACCTATTTCTCATGCTTTCTAAAAATCAACTTAAGTATATTCAGTCGCTGCACCAGAAAAAATACCGGCAGCAGCATGGCGCATTTTTGGTTGAAGGAGCCAAAAGTGTTCAGGAAGTACTACAATCCGATTTCCAGACGGAACTGGTTGTAGCGACCGAAGGATTCTACAAAGAAAACGCACACCTGACAGACCACCAACGAACGCCTGTCGAAATTGCGTCAGTGGCCGAACTGGAGCGAGCCGGAACCCTCGAAAGTAACAATGCCGCGCTTGCTGTGGTCAGAACGAAAGAAAACCGTCCGCTATTGGCTGGCCCCAACGAGATTGCCCTGATTTTAGATGATATTCGTGACCCCGGCAACCTCGGAACCATTCTCCGCATTGCCGACTGGTACGGCGTGCGCAAGATCTTGTGTTCCGAAACCACGGCCGATGTCTATAACCCTAAAGTTATTTCGGCCAGTAAAGGCTCCTTTACCCGAGTCAACTGGTGGTATGGCGACATTACTCGGGTGCTGGCGCAGGCTACCAGTGCCGTATATGGGGCGTTTCTGGACGGTGAAGATGTTCACTCGCTTGGGTTTGATGCTTCGGGTTATCTGGTGATGGGCAATGAATCGAACGGTATCCGGCCGGAAGTGGGTACGTTTGTTACCCAGCGGGTAACAATCCCGCGCTATGGCGATGCCGAATCGCTCAATGTAGGTATTGCTACGGCCGTGTTGCTGGATAACTGGCGTAGAACGATAAACTAAGTGTCTTCTAAATCACATACTACGGTCGTTTACTATGTTTAGACTACTTCGTTTGTTTATTGTTGCGGTGATTCTGGTGGCTTTTTTGCCTAAACAGAGCGCGCTCAATAACGACGGAGCAGCCGTTTATCATCAGTTTTTGGCTGATAATACCCAGTTTCATCAGCAGGTAGAACAATTGACCGCCTACGTGGCAACTAATGCCCCAGACGATTCGCTGAAGGCCGCTTTCAGGCGCAGTCGGTTAGCGTACAAGCGAATGGAGTGGCTGCTGGAGTATTACCAGCCGTTTCTGGCGAGTCACATCAACGGTCCGCCGGTAGTAGAGGTAGAGGGAAATGAGCCGGGGCAGACACCCATTCTGCCATCGGGGCTGCAAGTTGTCGAAACGTATCTGTTTCCGGATTACAGCCCCACCCGAAAAGCCGAACTCTCCCGCGAACTGACCGTTTTACTGACTTATTCAACCCGTCTCGAACAAGGTATTCCGGAGGGCAAGCTAAGCGATGCCGATATACTGACCGCCATTCAACAGCAACTGTTCCGAATTACTACCCTTGGCATTACTGGCTACGATGCTCCGGAAGCGCGAACGGGTTTAACGGAGGCCGCTGCAAGCCTGGCGGCATTGCAGAGTGCTTTTCGACCTTACGCCAGTCAACTGCCCAAAGCGATGTCGGCTCAGTTGGGTGATCGGTGGGAGGAGGCTATTCTGGTGTTGGGAAAGGCAAAAGACTTCGATGCTTTCGATAGAATCACCTTTATTCGGCAACAATTGTATCCGCTCTGCCGGGCTTTAACGCAAGCGCGTCAGACCCTGCACATTCCTGCCGGGGCGCGTAATCGTTTTTTGTCACCAACGGTAGCGACGCTTTCCGATACCGGGGCATTTCGGCCGGATCACCTGATAAATTTTGGTGAATTTATCAGCACTCCCCAAAAAGTCGCGCTGGGCCGACTTTTGTTTTTCGACCCACTGTTATCCGGGAATAACGCCCGCAGTTGCGCATCATGTCACCAGCCTGAGCGGGCTTTTACGGACGGGCGAGCCCGAAGTCGTTCGTTCAAGGGTCGAAAGCAGGTGCTCCGGAATGCTCCGACACTAATCAATGCCGGTCTGCAAAATGCGCAGTTTTATGATTCCCGTGCACTTTACCTCGAAGATCAGGCACATGATGTGTTGAGTAACGCGCATGAGATGCGAACATCGCCAGATGAGGTCGTTTCGAAGTTAGCAACAAGTGCAGCATACCGAAAAATGTTTGCAGAGGCTTTCCCGAACGGACTAACTGCACCAGCCGTCCGGAATTCGCTGGCCGCTTACATCCGCAGCCTTACCCGGCTAAACGCCCGCCCGGACCGCTACCTGCGTGGCGATTCGGTGGCGTTATCGGAGGAGGAAAAGCGAGGATTCAATCTTTTCCTGGGGAAAGCGCGCTGCGCGACATGCCATTTCTTTCCCATTTTTAACGGCTTCGCGCCACCCCATTATGAGAAAACGGAAAGCGAGATTATTGGCGTTCCCCGTTCCCCTAAAACTCGTAATGCCCGGCTCGATACGGATGTCGGGAAGTTCGGAACATACCAGAAAAACATTCACCGCTTTGCCTTCAAAACGCCAACTGTCCGCAACGTGGCGCTCACGGCACCCTACATGCATAACGGGGTTTATAAAACACTGGAACAGGTTGTCGACTTTTACAACCGGGGTGGTGGTCGGGGTATAGGAATCTCGCTCGACGGGCAGACATTGCCCGAGGCACCGCTTAACCTGACTGCTGTCGAACAAAAAGCGGTTGTCGCTTTCCTAAACGCATTGACCGATACAACGGGCCTGACGCAACGCCCGAATCAGTTACCACTGATTGACCAGCCGACAAACCTGAACCGGCGGAAGCCCGGGGGACGGTATTAACGATTACATGAACGAACTCATAGCCGATTCGTTGGCCAGCTCCTCCGCATGTTCTTTTCCCAGATAGCGATCAATGAAGTAATGGGCTACATACAGCAAAGGCGTCAGGATAACGGCCGTTGTTGCCTTATACATGTAGTTGATAATGCCTACCGCGAGTACCTGTGTGAGTGACCAGTTTCCGAACACGTAAAAAGCAATGCCGAGCACCACAAACGAGTCGACCAACTGCGAAACGAGCGTTGAACCGGTGGCGCGGAGCCAGATCTGCCGGCTGCCCGTAATCTTACGGAGCGAATGGAACACATACACATCCAGAATCTGCCCGATCAGAAAGGCGGTGAGTGAGCCGATAATGATACCGAGCCCCTGACGGAAAATCATCTGAAACGCGTTGTTAATATTGATGGCATTGCCAGCGCTGTCTTTCGCATTTACATCCAGCCAGAATTGGGCCGGTGGCAGCGATGTAACGGCGTAGATAATCAGAAAGCTATACGCAACAAAGCCTGCCGTCAGGAATGAAATCCGTCGAACCCCCGCTTTACCATAGTATTCATTGATAATATCGGAGGTGATGAACACAAACGGCCAGATGACCGCCCCGGCGGTAAGATTAAAGTCCAGGATAAAATCGCCAAAGAGATGAATCTGGGCAGGTTTGGCACCGAGTAAGGTCTCGGCCGAAAAGATTTTGACACCGATGATTTCGGCAATCAGGGCATTTGTTAGAAATACCGCACTCAAAAAGATATACAAGTTTGTACGCTTATTGGTAAAGGACGCAGCCATAGAGATGTACGAGTTTGGAAAGTACGATTTACGATTTTTTTGGAGCGTCAGCAACCGTAGCGTATAAATGATGCCTTATTTACGCTTGTAGACACCGGGCGTAGCTGTTTTCTCATACTGGAGCGACAAAGCAGGTGCCCGCTGAAACAATTTTTCCACGACATCTTCCCGGTCTATAATGTAGTCGGGCGGGTCTTGCCGAAAGTGATCGAATACATTAATAACAGATTCGTAATTATCCAGATTTTTAAGGTCATACTTCGCCAGATCCCAGTTTAAATAGGGCGTTGCTAACTTGTTTTGGCGATAAGCGCTCAGGTCTTCACCAATGATCAGCACACGCTGGTTGGTAATATTATTGGGCAAGGGGGAGGCTTGAACCTGCAAACTACTCAAACGACCCAGGTCGGAGCCGGGAATCAGCCCTAGTGAGCCCTGATAAAATAGCAGAAGCATCAGCGAAAACGCAATCAGAAACGCGATTTCGGCCAGCCAGCCTTTTCGGATGTTTTCAAAGTAAAAGAAAGCAAAGTAAGCCATTGGCGGTACGAAGCTTAGAAAGACCATTGGCGCCAGAAAAGGCATTAAACCAATGGTCAGAAAGGCAAAAACAGACCAGATCGCCATAATCTGCTGCACCCGTTGTTGAAAGTTCACGTAGCGCCCCGACCGGTTGAAAAGGCTCAGAAAACCCAATATGCCCAAGCCAAGTGGAATAAATAAGGAAGCGATCAGCGACTTGAAATCGGAAAGAGAATATTGTCGGACTCGGAATACCGATGACAGCAGGTTTCTATTGAAATCATCGAGACTGTCGCTCAGATAATAGAACAGTACCGTGGCCGCAAAAGGAAACAGAAAGCCGAATAAGGACAGGGAATACTGCCGGAAAGTAGCACCTGTATAGAACAGCAGTGAGAGAATGGCCCACAAAATGAACAAAGCCGAAGGCAGATAAAATAAGGCCGCAATGCCAATGTAAAACCCTACTTCAAACACTTCGTCGGTAGCCCCCCGCCGTTCCATTTGCCGGATCAGCGTACCAAAGGCAAGTAGCAGAAAACTCGTTGACATCAATACCGGCGAAAGCGTGAGGCAATCGAAGGAGAGATGCATGAATAACATATAGATCAGACCCGGCCAGAACGACCGGTCCGGGTACACATCCCGGTTGTTAGTCAGGTAGTTGAAGTAAACGATCTGGAATACGGAAACCAGTGTGGCGGCTGCATGAAGTACCAGAGGTGACCGGCCAAAGACGCTGTTGATCCCCCAATAGACAAGTGCCGAAAGCGGACTTATGCTATCCCAGATGTCTCGATACAGTAAATTTCCCTGACTCATTTGTTCGCCAACGAGCATCCAGTTTAGCTCAGGAATCAGCAGCGGAAAGGGGTGTAATAATAAGGGCAGCCGAATGAGCAGCAGTAAGCCCAGCAGACTGACGTACTGATACGGGAAATACGATTTGAAAAAACTTAGCAAAGTGCAGTAAAGCAGTTAATAATTTCCGGAAATACTGGGACCGATCAGCACGAAAAGTAGCTTGCCCTGCCGATAGCCAACGGTAAAATTAAAGGCAATTTCGGCAGAACGGAAAAATGGGCGGATATTTGCACTACAGAGGTCCTGCGGACTGTAAACCATTCAGCACGTTGGACCGTTCAGTTTAGTACCCAAGTACCGATAGTATGGAATCGAAACGACAGCAGAAAGTATCCCGGCAGCTCCAGAAAGATTTGAGTGAAATCTTCCAGCGCGATGTGCCACATTTGTTTAACGGGGCCTTTATTACGGTCACCAGCGTGCGTATATCGCCCGATTTGAGCGTTGCGCGGGTATACCTTAGTTTTCTGGCTACCAAAAATAAGCAGTTGCTGCTGGAGACCATTCAGGAGAAAGGCAAAGTTCTTCGGCAACACTTGGGCGACCGGGTGCGCCATCAGTTGCGCATTGTTCCTGAATTACATTTCTTTCTGGACGATACGGCTGATTATGCCGATAAAATGGATAAACTTTTCTCTGGCCTCGATATTCCTCCCGCCCCGGCGGAAGATGAAGATGATGAGTAGGTAGTGAATTGAAGGAAGTCGTGAAGTTGGTAAAAACCGTTTCATGACTTCTTCACCACTTCATTTACTCCACCAGTTACTACCTATGAATCTCCCCGCCTGGATTGCCCGTCGTTACTTCTTCTCCCGTAAAAAACGCAGTTTTATCAGCTGGCTGTCTATTTTATCAATGCTCGGTGTGGGTGTTGGTACGATGGCGCTAGTGGTGGTACTGTCTGTGTTCAATGGGATGGAGGAGTTGAACAAACAGATATTCAGGACGTTTGAGGCCGATATGACCATTGCGCCGAAACAGGGGAAGCGATTTTTAGCAACACCCGCCCTGAAAAAAAGACTGCAAAAGATACCGGGTGTAAATCTGCTGACGACCGTTGCTCAGGATAATGCGCTGGCCCGCTACGGCAATGCGCAGACCGTTGTTCGGCTGAAGGGCGTCGATAATAATTATCTTCAACGTCAGCAACTCGACTCAGCTTTACTGGAAGGGAAATTACTGCTTCAAAGGCAGGGCGTAAATTATGCTATTGTAGCCGATGGGGTTCGTAGTGACCTCAGCGTATCGCCAATTGATATTCTGACTCCCCTCGAAATCCTGTATCCACAAAGCGGACAGTCGTTTAGCGTGCTCAATCCCGATGCGTTTAACCGCGAAGCGTTCACAGTTTCGGGCGTGTTTTTCATTGAGTCGAAGTACGACAACTTTGTGCTGGCCCCCATTACCTCCGCACAAACCCTGTTTGGCTACCAGCCCGACGAAGTAACGAGTCTGGAAATCCAGCTCCGGCCCGGAACCAACGAAGTCGACGTAAAACAAGCGCTTCAGGATGCGGTTGGTGATAAGCTGATTGTACAAAGTCGGGATGATCTAAACGTTGATCTGTACAGGGCGATACGCGTCGAAAAGTTGTTTACCGCCCTGACGCTCGGATTCATCATTCTGGTCGCATCCATAAATATATTCTTCTCGCTTTCCATGCTGGTCATCGAGAAGAAGGCAGATATCCGGATTCTGTATGCGCTGGGTGCTACCCGGCCTATGGTACGTCGAATTTTTCTGACAGAAGGTGCCATTATTGCCCTGACCGGGGCCTTTGCCGGTCTGATACTGGGCATTGGTATCTGCCTGGCGCAGGAACGTTACGGCTTTATTCGTATGGGTACCGAAAGCTCAATCATCGACGCGTATCCTGTACGCCTTGACACCAGCGATATTCTGCTGACAGGCGTGTTGGCCATTGTAATGACCATTCTGACTTCCTGGTTCCCAGCTCAGCGAGCCGCTAACGTTCGTTGAGATAATACCTTACTCAGCCGATACGCTGGTTCCTTCGGCAACGTTGATCACAAATGCTTTTCCGCCCTCCCGCTCAATGGCTTCGGCAACCGCTTCTGGCTTGTCGGGCGCGTAGACAAACATACAACCGCCACCACCCGAACCATTAATTTTACCGCCCAGGGCACCCGCTGAAAGAGCCGCGTCGATCATGCGGTTTATTTTCGGCGTCGAAATGCGTTGCGCATCGCGTAAATTGGCCTGGTGGTCGTTTAACAACTGGCCAAAACGAACGTGGTCGAAGCTGGTTTGTGAATCGGCAGAGGCCCGCAACATTGACAGTGCATCCCGCAGAATATCGCGGTTCGAAAGGTTGCCTTTCAGGAGAATAAACTCGTCTTTCGTCAGGAAATCCTTGAACTCTGATACCTCCGTCAGGTCCGAGGTTTCGAGAGCGAATGACGGATTAATAGTTTTTAACCGCTGGATAATGTCCAGCATGCCGACCTTCACCCGACTCAGAATCCCAATCGTATCTTTCGGCTCCTGCGAATCGCCCAGAACAAACGCACCCAGGGGCGGAGTAAGCTTTTCCAGTCGGATTTTAGGCTGCGACTCCAGATAAATGACGTTGCCAACTGCCGTGGAGTAGTGGTCCATCATGCCACCGGGCTCGCCAAACTCCAGTACTTCAGCCATATACGCCAGCTCCGCTATCTGTTCGGCAGACAATTGCGTTGCTTGATCGGATAATTGAGTCAACACATTAAGCCAGGAAACCAGCAGGGCCGACGAGCTTGAGGTGCCCGAATTAATTGGAATATTGCCATGTACCTCGCCTTCAATTCCTTTCTGAAAAGTGAACCCCTCCCGTAGCAGCACATTGACGGCCGAACGGAAGTAATCCCGAATTTGTGGGTAAGGAAGTTCCTGACCGTCGAACGGAATGTTGACGGTGTCATTGATATCCGGCAAATTCAGCCGAAACCCGCGCTGATCTACGCGATGGGTGGCTACTTGAATACGGCGGGATATAGCCGCAGCAATAACAGGCAGCCCTAAATAGTCCTGATGTTCGCCAAAAAGGCAGATACGGCCGGGAGTGGATACCTTAATGGAATTTGTATCAACTGATAGAGTCAAAGCGATAGTACTTCTAATTGATGTTTTTTCTGACGTGCCTCTAATACGATGCCTTCCAGTTGTTGGGCTGTTTTGTTGTCAATCCATTCCTCCCCACATTGGTCACAAATCAAAGCCGGGACATGGCGAACAACCACTAAGCCATCGCCAAGGTCGGTGCTAAAGGTTGTATGCCCAGGTTCTTTATGTCCTCCGCACATTGGGCATGTTCCTGAAGAGTTCATTGTTTTACCAGTTAGTCTTCTTATGACCCAATACGGCGTAATAAAGAATGTAGCCAAACAGGGGTAGAAGCAGCGCATAGGCCATTTTAGCGCTAATCGTATCGGTCAAATACCCATGCAGCAAGGGTAATAATGCACCACCCGAAATGCCCATAATCAGCAATGCTGAACCAATTTTGGTAAACTTACCCAGTCGGTTCAGCGCCAGGGGCCAGATGGCGGGCCACATCGGCGAAATAGCGAAACCCAATAAAGCGACACACAGGATAGATGTGAACCCATCGGTCAGGATAGCCCCCGTGGTTAAGATCAGGGCCAGAATAGAGCCAACACGCAGGGCCATTTGCTGCGAAATGTATTTGGGAATCGCTACGATGCCAAGTATGTAACCGGCCAGCAAACCATACAGGGTATAGGTCGTAAAGTATTTGGCTTCATCATTGGTGAAGCCCATAGCCTTGCCATAGTTGATAATGGTATCACCGGCAATAACCTCGGCACCCACATAGCAAAAGATGGCTGCCACGCCCAGCACCAGATTCGGGAATTGGCCGACGCTGGTCCGTGCCGTTAATTCAGCCGGGGCGTCGTCCTGTTCTTCCGATACTTCGGGCAGGTTTGAGTAGCGAATCAAAATCGCCAGTACGATTAATACGCCAGTGAGAATCATATACGGCGTTACTACTTTTTCCAATGTGGCCGCTCCCGAAACGGCGTTGGCCCCTGTTAGCAGCAGGCCACCGAAAATAAACTGACTACATATACCCGCCAGCTTGTTGGCAACGCCCATGAAACTGATCCGCTGGGCAGCACTTTCGCGCGGTCCTAAAATTGTAGCGTATGGGTTCGAGGCCGTTTGCAGTACCGTCAGGCCAATACCGATCAGAAACAAACCCACCAGAAACAGGGGGTATGAAACCGCTTTGGCAGCTGGTACGAAAATGATAGTGCCAACGGCCATGATGAGTAGTCCCATCGACATGCCATTTTTAAAACCCGTTCGCTTTAACAGGGCTGACGAGGGAATGGCCATCAGCGTATAGGAAATGAAAAAGGCAAAGGCAACCAGATTAGAACCGACCGTACTTAAATCGAAGGCCTGCTTAAAAAAAGCAATCAACACGCTGTTGACCCATGTAACGAAGCCAAAAACGAAGAAAAGAGCACCGATGATGAGCAACGGGCCGGTATAATTTTGGGTTTTAGGCGGGGCAGTAGGTGTCATTGGCGTATTCGTTCGGTAAGAGCAGGTGAAAGGAAATGGGATTTTAAAATTTTTTACAAATTAAAGATAGAAATCGAATTTTCAACAATCGTTAGTTATTAGTTATACAGTTATCGGTTAACAGCCAACTTGGTACCAAACTAATACCATCAACTCCATAACCAATAACTGATTACTAGTAACTAATAAAGGTCATTGAGCCCAAAAATTGGCTTGTTCGTTTTCCACTTTCCTTTAGTAAAATCAGGAATAGCTACGGGTTTGCTGCCTCCGGCGATACTTTGTTCGGATAATGGGCTGATGGCACTCCAGACAGCCGCGTCGTACACGTCGATGGGGACTGGGCCTTTGGCTTTGATGGATTCGATAAAGGCGCGAAGCACGAAGAAGTCAATACCGCCGTGACCGGCATTCTCGGCGGTTTGGGCGTGGCGCTTCCAGAGCGGGTGGTCGTATTTCTCCTGATAGGCTGCAAAAGGTTCCCAACTGTGTGGCTTGGGCGAAACACCTTCCAGGTAAATCATGTCGTTATCGTCCATCCAAATACCGTTGGTACCCTGCGCCCGGAAGCCAAGCGAGTAGGG is a window of Spirosoma linguale DSM 74 DNA encoding:
- a CDS encoding Cytochrome-c peroxidase (PFAM: Di-haem cytochrome c peroxidase~KEGG: sse:Ssed_1107 cytochrome-c peroxidase) is translated as MFRLLRLFIVAVILVAFLPKQSALNNDGAAVYHQFLADNTQFHQQVEQLTAYVATNAPDDSLKAAFRRSRLAYKRMEWLLEYYQPFLASHINGPPVVEVEGNEPGQTPILPSGLQVVETYLFPDYSPTRKAELSRELTVLLTYSTRLEQGIPEGKLSDADILTAIQQQLFRITTLGITGYDAPEARTGLTEAAASLAALQSAFRPYASQLPKAMSAQLGDRWEEAILVLGKAKDFDAFDRITFIRQQLYPLCRALTQARQTLHIPAGARNRFLSPTVATLSDTGAFRPDHLINFGEFISTPQKVALGRLLFFDPLLSGNNARSCASCHQPERAFTDGRARSRSFKGRKQVLRNAPTLINAGLQNAQFYDSRALYLEDQAHDVLSNAHEMRTSPDEVVSKLATSAAYRKMFAEAFPNGLTAPAVRNSLAAYIRSLTRLNARPDRYLRGDSVALSEEEKRGFNLFLGKARCATCHFFPIFNGFAPPHYEKTESEIIGVPRSPKTRNARLDTDVGKFGTYQKNIHRFAFKTPTVRNVALTAPYMHNGVYKTLEQVVDFYNRGGGRGIGISLDGQTLPEAPLNLTAVEQKAVVAFLNALTDTTGLTQRPNQLPLIDQPTNLNRRKPGGRY
- a CDS encoding tRNA/rRNA methyltransferase (SpoU) (PFAM: tRNA/rRNA methyltransferase (SpoU)~KEGG: pin:Ping_3229 tRNA/rRNA methyltransferase (SpoU)), which gives rise to MLSKNQLKYIQSLHQKKYRQQHGAFLVEGAKSVQEVLQSDFQTELVVATEGFYKENAHLTDHQRTPVEIASVAELERAGTLESNNAALAVVRTKENRPLLAGPNEIALILDDIRDPGNLGTILRIADWYGVRKILCSETTADVYNPKVISASKGSFTRVNWWYGDITRVLAQATSAVYGAFLDGEDVHSLGFDASGYLVMGNESNGIRPEVGTFVTQRVTIPRYGDAESLNVGIATAVLLDNWRRTIN
- a CDS encoding glucose/galactose transporter (TIGRFAM: glucose/galactose transporter~PFAM: major facilitator superfamily MFS_1~KEGG: sde:Sde_3038 multiple antibiotic resistance (MarC)-related proteins), which encodes MTPTAPPKTQNYTGPLLIIGALFFVFGFVTWVNSVLIAFFKQAFDLSTVGSNLVAFAFFISYTLMAIPSSALLKRTGFKNGMSMGLLIMAVGTIIFVPAAKAVSYPLFLVGLFLIGIGLTVLQTASNPYATILGPRESAAQRISFMGVANKLAGICSQFIFGGLLLTGANAVSGAATLEKVVTPYMILTGVLIVLAILIRYSNLPEVSEEQDDAPAELTARTSVGQFPNLVLGVAAIFCYVGAEVIAGDTIINYGKAMGFTNDEAKYFTTYTLYGLLAGYILGIVAIPKYISQQMALRVGSILALILTTGAILTDGFTSILCVALLGFAISPMWPAIWPLALNRLGKFTKIGSALLIMGISGGALLPLLHGYLTDTISAKMAYALLLPLFGYILYYAVLGHKKTNW
- a CDS encoding conserved hypothetical protein (TIGRFAM: conserved hypothetical protein~PFAM: protein of unknown function DUF165~KEGG: xcb:XC_2892 hypothetical protein) — translated: MAASFTNKRTNLYIFLSAVFLTNALIAEIIGVKIFSAETLLGAKPAQIHLFGDFILDFNLTAGAVIWPFVFITSDIINEYYGKAGVRRISFLTAGFVAYSFLIIYAVTSLPPAQFWLDVNAKDSAGNAININNAFQMIFRQGLGIIIGSLTAFLIGQILDVYVFHSLRKITGSRQIWLRATGSTLVSQLVDSFVVLGIAFYVFGNWSLTQVLAVGIINYMYKATTAVILTPLLYVAHYFIDRYLGKEHAEELANESAMSSFM
- a CDS encoding protein of unknown function DUF214 (PFAM: protein of unknown function DUF214~KEGG: hypothetical protein), whose protein sequence is MNLPAWIARRYFFSRKKRSFISWLSILSMLGVGVGTMALVVVLSVFNGMEELNKQIFRTFEADMTIAPKQGKRFLATPALKKRLQKIPGVNLLTTVAQDNALARYGNAQTVVRLKGVDNNYLQRQQLDSALLEGKLLLQRQGVNYAIVADGVRSDLSVSPIDILTPLEILYPQSGQSFSVLNPDAFNREAFTVSGVFFIESKYDNFVLAPITSAQTLFGYQPDEVTSLEIQLRPGTNEVDVKQALQDAVGDKLIVQSRDDLNVDLYRAIRVEKLFTALTLGFIILVASINIFFSLSMLVIEKKADIRILYALGATRPMVRRIFLTEGAIIALTGAFAGLILGIGICLAQERYGFIRMGTESSIIDAYPVRLDTSDILLTGVLAIVMTILTSWFPAQRAANVR
- a CDS encoding hypothetical protein (KEGG: gur:Gura_1361 hypothetical protein) produces the protein MCGGHKEPGHTTFSTDLGDGLVVVRHVPALICDQCGEEWIDNKTAQQLEGIVLEARQKKHQLEVLSL
- a CDS encoding ribosome-binding factor A (TIGRFAM: ribosome-binding factor A~PFAM: ribosome-binding factor A~KEGG: mpo:Mpop_2818 ribosome-binding factor A); amino-acid sequence: MESKRQQKVSRQLQKDLSEIFQRDVPHLFNGAFITVTSVRISPDLSVARVYLSFLATKNKQLLLETIQEKGKVLRQHLGDRVRHQLRIVPELHFFLDDTADYADKMDKLFSGLDIPPAPAEDEDDE
- a CDS encoding GHMP kinase domain protein (PFAM: GHMP kinase domain protein; GHMP kinase~KEGG: hypothetical protein); protein product: MTLSVDTNSIKVSTPGRICLFGEHQDYLGLPVIAAAISRRIQVATHRVDQRGFRLNLPDINDTVNIPFDGQELPYPQIRDYFRSAVNVLLREGFTFQKGIEGEVHGNIPINSGTSSSSALLVSWLNVLTQLSDQATQLSAEQIAELAYMAEVLEFGEPGGMMDHYSTAVGNVIYLESQPKIRLEKLTPPLGAFVLGDSQEPKDTIGILSRVKVGMLDIIQRLKTINPSFALETSDLTEVSEFKDFLTKDEFILLKGNLSNRDILRDALSMLRASADSQTSFDHVRFGQLLNDHQANLRDAQRISTPKINRMIDAALSAGALGGKINGSGGGGCMFVYAPDKPEAVAEAIEREGGKAFVINVAEGTSVSAE
- a CDS encoding hypothetical protein (KEGG: nis:NIS_1418 glycosyl transferase) codes for the protein MLSFFKSYFPYQYVSLLGLLLLIRLPLLLHPFPLLIPELNWMLVGEQMSQGNLLYRDIWDSISPLSALVYWGINSVFGRSPLVLHAAATLVSVFQIVYFNYLTNNRDVYPDRSFWPGLIYMLFMHLSFDCLTLSPVLMSTSFLLLAFGTLIRQMERRGATDEVFEVGFYIGIAALFYLPSALFILWAILSLLFYTGATFRQYSLSLFGFLFPFAATVLFYYLSDSLDDFNRNLLSSVFRVRQYSLSDFKSLIASLFIPLGLGILGFLSLFNRSGRYVNFQQRVQQIMAIWSVFAFLTIGLMPFLAPMVFLSFVPPMAYFAFFYFENIRKGWLAEIAFLIAFSLMLLLFYQGSLGLIPGSDLGRLSSLQVQASPLPNNITNQRVLIIGEDLSAYRQNKLATPYLNWDLAKYDLKNLDNYESVINVFDHFRQDPPDYIIDREDVVEKLFQRAPALSLQYEKTATPGVYKRK